A DNA window from Acidobacteriota bacterium contains the following coding sequences:
- a CDS encoding GWxTD domain-containing protein gives MSFHERRPVAAFVLMVFVGLSGGWLRAQTTEAQPPAAKAGAAQEPDPLKRQLSDKQKKENEKSLKQELSKTYQKWLKEDVLYIITGEELAAFKQLSNDEERDQFIEQFWLRRDPTPDTIENEFKEEHYRRIAYANEHYASGKQGWRTDRGRIYIVFGAPDEVDSHPSGGYYQRPMQEGGGSTSTFPFEIWRYRYLQDIGQEIEIEFVDPSMSGEYRMTMDRSEKDALLHTPNGGLTMYEEMGMTGKADRFTRGSAERLGRNPFEAVNDNSKFFDRMNTFYKLQKAPAIKFKELDEIVSHKIRYNLMPFDVRTDFVRVTSDTVLVPVTVQVKNKDITFAAKDGIQRGVINIFGRISTMTGRIVQTFEDTVQVDVPNDLLAKTQENSSLYWKAIPLRPGRYRLDVVVKDVNGDRLGTWNRGVTVPTYDEDRLAYSSLILADQMEKVPSKNIGSGNFVIGNTKVRPRLDAADGKPATFKRAQRVNFWMQVYNLGIDPKTNKPEATVDYDVVNTATNKAVLHTTEATAQMGNIGDQMTLEKTFSLDKLEPGTYLITIKIDDKISKQTVSPTAKFSVE, from the coding sequence ATGAGTTTCCATGAACGACGTCCGGTTGCGGCATTTGTCCTGATGGTTTTTGTCGGTCTGAGCGGTGGATGGCTGCGGGCCCAGACGACAGAGGCCCAGCCCCCCGCCGCCAAAGCCGGGGCAGCGCAGGAGCCGGATCCGCTGAAGCGGCAGCTGAGCGACAAGCAAAAGAAAGAGAACGAGAAGTCGCTCAAGCAGGAGCTGAGCAAGACCTACCAGAAGTGGCTGAAAGAGGATGTGCTCTACATCATCACCGGGGAAGAGCTGGCGGCCTTCAAACAGCTCTCCAACGATGAAGAGCGCGACCAGTTCATTGAGCAATTCTGGCTGCGTCGCGATCCCACGCCCGACACCATCGAGAACGAATTCAAGGAAGAGCACTACCGCCGCATCGCTTACGCCAACGAGCACTATGCATCCGGCAAGCAGGGCTGGCGCACCGACCGGGGACGCATCTACATCGTCTTCGGGGCGCCCGATGAGGTGGATTCCCACCCCAGCGGCGGCTACTACCAGCGTCCCATGCAGGAGGGCGGCGGCTCGACCTCCACGTTCCCCTTTGAGATCTGGCGTTATCGCTATCTCCAGGACATCGGGCAAGAGATCGAGATCGAGTTCGTCGATCCCAGCATGAGCGGTGAATATCGTATGACGATGGACCGCTCGGAGAAAGACGCGCTGCTGCACACCCCGAACGGCGGCTTGACCATGTACGAGGAGATGGGCATGACGGGCAAAGCCGACCGCTTCACTCGCGGGTCGGCGGAGCGGCTGGGCCGGAACCCATTCGAAGCTGTCAATGACAACAGCAAGTTCTTCGACCGGATGAACACCTTCTACAAGCTGCAGAAGGCGCCCGCCATCAAGTTCAAGGAACTCGATGAGATCGTCAGCCACAAGATCCGCTACAACCTGATGCCGTTCGACGTGCGCACCGACTTCGTGCGCGTGACCTCGGACACGGTGCTGGTGCCGGTGACGGTGCAGGTGAAGAACAAAGACATCACCTTCGCGGCGAAAGACGGCATCCAGCGCGGCGTGATCAACATCTTCGGCCGCATCTCGACCATGACCGGCCGCATCGTGCAGACCTTCGAAGACACCGTGCAAGTCGACGTTCCCAATGACCTTCTGGCCAAGACGCAGGAGAATTCTTCGCTCTATTGGAAGGCAATCCCGCTGCGCCCGGGGCGCTATCGCCTCGACGTGGTGGTAAAAGACGTGAACGGCGACCGCCTGGGCACGTGGAACCGCGGCGTGACGGTGCCCACCTACGACGAAGACCGGCTGGCGTATTCCAGCCTGATCCTGGCCGACCAGATGGAGAAGGTGCCCTCGAAGAACATCGGCAGCGGAAACTTCGTCATCGGCAACACCAAGGTGCGTCCGCGGCTGGATGCGGCAGACGGCAAACCCGCTACCTTCAAGCGCGCGCAGCGCGTGAACTTCTGGATGCAGGTCTACAACCTGGGCATCGACCCGAAGACCAACAAGCCGGAAGCGACGGTGGACTATGACGTGGTCAACACCGCCACCAACAAGGCGGTGTTGCACACCACCGAAGCGACCGCGCAGATGGGCAACATCGGCGACCAAATGACGCTCGAGAAAACCTTCAGCCTCGACAAGCTGGAGCCGGGCACATACCTGATCACCATCAAGATCGACGACAAGATATCGAAGCAGACGGTGAGCCCGACCGCGAAATTCTCGGTCGAGTAA